In a genomic window of uncultured Fusobacterium sp.:
- the coaBC gene encoding bifunctional phosphopantothenoylcysteine decarboxylase/phosphopantothenate--cysteine ligase CoaBC — protein MKNILLGVTGGIAAYKSANIVSMLKKKGYNVKVIMSENATKIITPLTLETLSKERVYVDMWDKTPHFEVEHISLAEWADVVLIAPATYNIVGKVANGIADDMLSTVISATTKPVFFALAMNVNMYNNPILKENINKLKKYGYRFIDSDEGFLACNVNAKGRLKDEKEIVKIIEDYLQEEELDRILAGKTVLITAGRTEEAIDPVRYISNRSSGQMGYSLAIAARKLGAEVILVSGPTELSQPEGLKKFIKVRSAQEMYEATIKEFSQVDIAIACAAVADYKPKNYSTEKIKKKDGDMTIVLDRNPDILFEMGKLKDKQFLVGFAAETENIIENAIGKLKRKNLDMIVANNASNMQKTTNQIRIIKSENSIKEIPEKEKSQLAFDILKEIEL, from the coding sequence ATGAAAAATATACTTCTTGGAGTGACTGGTGGGATAGCTGCTTATAAATCTGCTAATATTGTGTCTATGTTGAAGAAAAAAGGGTACAATGTTAAGGTTATAATGAGTGAAAATGCCACTAAAATAATAACTCCACTTACATTGGAAACACTTTCAAAAGAGAGAGTTTATGTTGATATGTGGGATAAGACTCCACACTTTGAAGTTGAACATATATCTTTAGCTGAATGGGCAGATGTAGTTCTTATTGCTCCTGCTACATATAATATAGTTGGAAAAGTAGCAAACGGAATAGCTGATGATATGTTGTCAACTGTTATTTCAGCTACAACTAAGCCTGTATTTTTCGCATTGGCAATGAATGTAAATATGTATAATAATCCTATTTTAAAGGAGAATATTAATAAATTAAAAAAATATGGGTATAGATTTATAGACTCTGATGAGGGATTTTTAGCTTGTAATGTAAATGCTAAGGGAAGATTGAAAGATGAGAAAGAAATAGTAAAAATTATTGAAGATTATCTTCAAGAGGAGGAGTTAGATAGAATTTTGGCAGGAAAAACAGTTCTTATTACAGCAGGAAGAACTGAGGAAGCTATTGATCCTGTAAGATATATATCTAATCGTTCTAGTGGACAAATGGGGTATTCGCTTGCAATAGCAGCTAGAAAACTTGGAGCAGAAGTAATATTAGTTTCTGGTCCTACTGAACTTTCTCAACCTGAAGGATTAAAGAAATTTATAAAAGTTAGAAGTGCTCAAGAGATGTATGAGGCAACTATTAAAGAATTTTCACAAGTTGATATAGCAATAGCTTGTGCAGCAGTTGCTGATTATAAACCTAAAAATTATTCTACTGAAAAGATTAAGAAAAAAGATGGGGATATGACAATTGTTTTAGATAGAAATCCAGATATACTTTTTGAGATGGGAAAATTGAAAGATAAGCAATTTTTAGTTGGTTTTGCAGCTGAAACAGAGAATATTATAGAAAATGCTATTGGAAAATTAAAAAGAAAGAATTTAGACATGATTGTAGCCAATAATGCTTCTAATATGCAAAAAACTACAAATCAAATTAGAATAATAAAATCTGAAAACAGTATTAAAGAGATACCAGAAAAAGAGAAATCTCAATTGGCATTTGATATATTAAAAGAGATTGAGTTATAA